In a genomic window of Methanoregula sp. UBA64:
- a CDS encoding AMP-binding protein: MVRYSVSMDDTLTEKIDRACEQKKISRSDWIAEACTSQLSSGGAATLACMGQTDGKPEPNMTDYDETYRDFHIDVPEYFNFGFDVIDAWAKKDRNKLAMIWTNQKGEEKKFTFWDLMRSSNQVVNMLIKYGVNKGDRVMIMLPRVPEWWIATIALIKRGAVYCPAPTMLTEHDLKYRINAAEIKMVITSLDQADKIDAIAKDCPSLTCRFLIDGKREHWISYPVELDYPAPVSAKLVNLPGMKKTKATDPMVIFFTSGTTGEAKMVLHSQSYALGHIVTSRFWHDVHPTDLHFTFSDTGWAKSAWGKLYGPWLQGAAIFVYDIRGRFNATELLPLIERYGISTFCCPPTIYRMLILADLDKFDFTELRHCVSAGEPINPEVIKAWKDATGLTIYEGYGQTEMVLSIGTFPCMKPKFGSMGKPSPGWVVELHDENGKPVGVHEEGRIAIKCDPKPVGMFVEYLNNPEENKKSFIDGWYYTGDKAYKDEDGYLWFIGRDDDVIKASGYRIGPFEVESALIEHPAVQEAAVVGTPDDIRGMIVKAFVILREGVQPSEALVKELQSHVKRVTAPYKYPRAIEFVDSLPKTISGKIRRIELRERELKKYMNGQKH; this comes from the coding sequence ATGGTGCGGTACTCGGTATCCATGGACGATACCCTGACAGAGAAGATCGACAGGGCATGCGAACAAAAAAAGATCTCCCGGTCCGACTGGATCGCGGAGGCATGCACCAGCCAGCTCAGCAGCGGCGGTGCAGCAACCCTTGCCTGTATGGGACAGACGGATGGCAAGCCGGAACCCAATATGACCGATTACGATGAGACCTACCGGGACTTCCATATCGATGTTCCCGAGTACTTCAATTTCGGTTTCGACGTGATCGATGCCTGGGCCAAGAAGGACCGGAACAAGCTTGCCATGATCTGGACCAACCAGAAAGGCGAAGAGAAGAAGTTCACATTCTGGGACCTGATGCGGAGCTCAAACCAGGTCGTGAACATGCTCATCAAGTACGGCGTCAACAAAGGCGACCGGGTCATGATCATGCTCCCGAGAGTCCCCGAGTGGTGGATCGCTACGATTGCGCTCATCAAACGTGGTGCAGTCTACTGCCCGGCGCCGACCATGCTGACCGAGCACGACTTAAAGTACCGGATCAATGCCGCAGAGATCAAGATGGTGATCACCTCTCTTGACCAGGCCGACAAGATCGATGCCATTGCAAAGGACTGCCCGTCCCTGACCTGCCGGTTCTTAATCGACGGGAAACGCGAGCACTGGATCAGTTACCCGGTCGAGCTCGACTACCCGGCGCCGGTCTCGGCAAAACTGGTTAACCTCCCCGGCATGAAAAAGACCAAGGCGACGGACCCGATGGTGATCTTCTTTACTTCGGGCACCACGGGCGAGGCAAAGATGGTGCTCCACTCCCAGAGCTATGCGCTCGGCCACATCGTGACCTCAAGGTTCTGGCACGATGTCCACCCTACCGATCTCCACTTCACTTTCTCAGACACCGGCTGGGCAAAGAGCGCATGGGGCAAACTCTACGGTCCGTGGCTCCAGGGTGCCGCGATCTTCGTGTACGATATCCGTGGCAGGTTCAATGCAACCGAACTTCTCCCGCTCATCGAGCGGTACGGTATATCCACGTTTTGCTGCCCGCCCACGATCTACCGGATGCTGATCCTCGCCGATCTCGACAAGTTCGATTTTACCGAGCTCCGGCACTGCGTGAGCGCCGGCGAACCGATCAATCCCGAGGTCATCAAGGCCTGGAAGGATGCAACGGGCCTGACCATCTACGAAGGATACGGGCAGACCGAGATGGTGCTCTCGATCGGGACGTTCCCCTGCATGAAACCCAAGTTCGGGTCGATGGGCAAGCCCTCGCCTGGCTGGGTGGTGGAGCTCCACGACGAGAACGGAAAGCCGGTCGGGGTCCACGAGGAAGGGCGGATCGCGATAAAGTGCGACCCGAAACCGGTCGGGATGTTTGTTGAGTACCTCAACAATCCCGAGGAGAACAAGAAGTCCTTTATCGACGGCTGGTATTATACCGGCGACAAGGCCTACAAGGACGAGGACGGCTATCTCTGGTTCATCGGCCGCGACGACGATGTGATCAAGGCGTCCGGGTATCGTATCGGCCCATTCGAGGTCGAGAGTGCGTTAATCGAGCACCCGGCCGTGCAGGAGGCCGCGGTCGTGGGAACGCCGGACGATATCCGGGGGATGATCGTCAAAGCGTTTGTGATCTTACGGGAGGGCGTCCAGCCCTCGGAAGCGCTTGTAAAAGAGCTCCAGAGCCACGTGAAAAGGGTGACGGCGCCGTACAAGTACCCGCGTGCGATTGAGTTTGTCGATTCGCTCCCAAAGACAATCTCCGGGAAGATCCGGCGCATCGAGCTCCGCGAGCGGGAACTCAAAAAATACATGAACGGGCAGAAGCACTAA
- a CDS encoding AAA family ATPase: MNAEISSLTSQAKGYAEVLDQLRSEMKTVIVGQRDVIDRLLIGLCADGHVLLEGVPGIAKTLTIKTLSQCIDCSFVRIQFTPDLLPADIMGTKIYNQKDSTFSTIRGPVFAHFVLADEINRAPPKVQSALLEAMQERQVTIQGETHPLPKPFFVLATENPIESEGTYPLPEAQVDRFMFKVLMTYPEKNDEVTVLDRFTEGTTITPRKVVTKEKILEIQAFTQKVYADAAIKKYACELVDATRHPDTYGIEEAKYIALGASPRATIFLVLGGKAHALLAGRGYVIPEDIKAVAHDVLRHRILLTYEGEADGITTDRIIERILGIVKVP; the protein is encoded by the coding sequence ATGAATGCCGAAATAAGCAGCCTGACTAGTCAGGCAAAGGGTTATGCTGAGGTATTGGACCAGCTCCGCAGTGAGATGAAGACCGTCATTGTCGGCCAGCGCGATGTGATCGACCGGCTTTTGATCGGTCTCTGTGCCGACGGTCACGTACTCCTCGAAGGGGTGCCGGGCATTGCAAAAACGCTCACCATCAAGACCCTATCGCAGTGCATTGACTGCAGCTTCGTGCGGATCCAGTTCACGCCCGATCTGCTGCCTGCCGATATCATGGGCACGAAGATCTACAACCAGAAAGACTCCACGTTCTCTACGATCAGGGGCCCGGTCTTTGCCCACTTCGTGCTCGCGGACGAGATCAACCGGGCGCCGCCCAAGGTGCAGTCCGCCCTTCTCGAAGCCATGCAGGAGCGCCAGGTGACAATCCAGGGAGAGACCCACCCGCTCCCCAAACCGTTCTTTGTCCTCGCTACCGAGAACCCGATCGAGTCCGAAGGCACGTACCCCTTGCCCGAGGCGCAGGTTGACCGGTTCATGTTCAAGGTGCTCATGACCTACCCGGAGAAGAACGACGAGGTTACCGTTCTCGACCGGTTCACGGAAGGGACGACGATCACCCCACGAAAGGTCGTGACAAAAGAAAAAATCCTCGAGATCCAGGCCTTCACCCAGAAGGTGTACGCGGACGCTGCGATCAAGAAGTATGCCTGCGAGCTCGTGGACGCGACCCGGCACCCGGATACCTACGGGATCGAAGAGGCAAAGTACATCGCGCTCGGTGCATCGCCCCGTGCCACGATCTTTTTAGTGCTCGGCGGCAAGGCTCATGCACTCCTCGCCGGCCGCGGCTATGTAATTCCCGAGGACATCAAGGCCGTTGCCCACGATGTGCTGAGACACCGCATCCTCCTTACTTACGAAGGGGAGGCGGACGGGATCACTACCGACCGGATCATCGAACGCATCCTTGGTATCGTTAAGGTGCCGTGA
- a CDS encoding DUF58 domain-containing protein — MDDRAELIRQLKKIDLATGILVEGLQSGPHHSVFKGQGIEFSEIREYVPGDDVRSIDWKVTARYSRPFIKEFTEERDQTFYFVVDISGSSGFGSETTKQRKILEVTASLAFAAVKNNDRIGLVLFSDRVEKFIPAKRGRKHLANLFNVMIDHAAASQKTDLAAAARFLAGALSRRCSIVILSDFASPDFFLPLRILRRRHEVLAIRVADPRELDLPDVGLIELEDPETGEQVLVDTSDPVFRERYSELVTEADRRLHADFAKNRIPETALLTDEPYDIPLKRFFGGVAKRRAGYVRVL, encoded by the coding sequence ATGGACGACCGCGCCGAACTGATCCGCCAGCTCAAAAAGATCGATCTTGCAACCGGCATCCTTGTCGAAGGGCTCCAGTCCGGTCCGCACCACTCGGTCTTTAAGGGGCAGGGCATCGAGTTCTCCGAGATCCGCGAGTACGTGCCCGGGGACGATGTGCGCTCCATCGACTGGAAGGTGACGGCACGCTACAGCCGCCCGTTCATCAAGGAGTTCACCGAGGAGCGGGACCAGACGTTCTACTTTGTCGTGGACATCTCCGGGTCCTCGGGATTTGGCTCCGAGACAACAAAACAGAGAAAGATCCTCGAAGTAACAGCGAGCCTTGCGTTTGCGGCGGTAAAAAACAACGACCGGATCGGCCTCGTGCTCTTCTCGGACCGGGTGGAGAAGTTCATCCCGGCCAAACGCGGGAGAAAACACCTGGCAAACCTCTTCAACGTGATGATCGACCATGCGGCAGCGTCGCAAAAGACCGATCTGGCCGCCGCGGCCCGGTTCCTTGCCGGTGCCCTCTCGCGCCGGTGTTCGATTGTCATCCTCTCGGACTTTGCGTCCCCGGACTTTTTCCTGCCGCTCCGGATCCTCCGGCGCCGCCACGAGGTGCTTGCGATCCGGGTCGCCGACCCGCGGGAACTCGACCTGCCCGATGTGGGCTTAATAGAACTCGAAGACCCCGAGACCGGTGAGCAGGTCCTTGTCGATACTTCGGACCCGGTCTTCCGCGAGCGCTACAGCGAGCTCGTTACGGAAGCAGACCGGCGCCTGCACGCGGACTTTGCAAAGAACCGGATCCCGGAGACGGCGCTTTTGACTGACGAACCCTACGACATCCCGTTAAAACGGTTCTTTGGCGGGGTGGCAAAGAGGAGGGCGGGCTATGTCCGGGTTTTATGA
- a CDS encoding vWA domain-containing protein, whose product MSGFYEPAWLFALLLIPVLAGVYWYITRKKKQEAIAFSRIAFVKSALGDARKSKRAHILFIVALAVIGLLVIGLADPHIPLEQTKEGTNVILVLDISGSMQANDYQPTRIEAAKTAAEQLVSSLDPKDSVGVVTFQSGATTAAYLSQDKDRVKEKIGAIEPSSGETAIGDGLALGVDMAQSVPNKKSVIILLSDGVNNAGVISPDEAVALAKTAGIPVFTVGLGTTTPTVLGYDWMGNPQYAQLDEKTLQSIADQTGGKYFKSVDERTLKTVYSGLSSSIVHEKEDTSIRDWFFAAALLLLIIEFWLRYGRGRIIQ is encoded by the coding sequence ATGTCCGGGTTTTATGAGCCGGCCTGGCTGTTTGCCCTCCTCCTCATTCCGGTGCTTGCCGGCGTCTACTGGTACATCACCCGGAAAAAGAAGCAGGAAGCCATCGCTTTCTCCCGGATAGCGTTCGTGAAATCCGCGCTCGGCGATGCACGGAAATCAAAAAGAGCCCATATCCTCTTTATCGTAGCGCTCGCGGTCATCGGTCTTCTGGTCATCGGCCTGGCCGACCCCCACATCCCACTCGAACAGACCAAAGAAGGGACCAACGTCATCCTCGTCCTCGATATTTCGGGGAGCATGCAGGCAAACGATTACCAGCCCACGCGTATCGAGGCGGCAAAGACCGCTGCCGAACAGCTCGTTTCAAGTCTCGACCCGAAGGATTCCGTTGGGGTCGTAACCTTCCAGTCCGGTGCAACCACGGCTGCGTACCTCAGCCAGGACAAGGATCGGGTAAAAGAGAAGATTGGGGCGATCGAGCCGAGCAGCGGGGAGACCGCGATCGGCGACGGCCTTGCGCTCGGGGTAGATATGGCCCAGTCGGTGCCAAACAAGAAAAGCGTGATCATCCTCCTCTCGGATGGCGTCAATAATGCCGGAGTCATCTCCCCGGACGAAGCAGTTGCGCTTGCAAAAACCGCCGGCATCCCGGTCTTTACCGTTGGCCTCGGGACAACGACCCCGACCGTGCTCGGCTATGACTGGATGGGCAACCCCCAGTATGCCCAGCTCGACGAAAAGACGCTCCAGTCGATTGCCGACCAGACCGGCGGGAAGTACTTCAAGTCGGTCGATGAGCGGACGCTCAAGACCGTGTATTCGGGATTAAGCTCCAGCATCGTGCACGAAAAAGAGGATACGAGTATCAGGGACTGGTTCTTTGCCGCTGCCCTTCTCCTCCTCATCATCGAATTCTGGCTCCGGTATGGCAGGGGGCGGATCATCCAATGA